The following nucleotide sequence is from Rhizoctonia solani chromosome 15, complete sequence.
ccctcagtagttcagaagctcACCTCCCTTATtgcgcttaccacacctcctgggctaagcccccccACCAGTAGTAGAGATTAGAAggccgccttacagcggtagtagtatagcctcaCGTAGACAGTAGATagctttgtcagtagtagtacggccacaagcgcccgcccactagcgagtaccccaccttacagtggagtacGACACCAGGTTACAGTagcatgcattgtcttgcagccttttcagtacctcttggagatgttttgtgtgtagttccctgctttctgagaatattaggatgtcgtctagatatactactacatagacgtccaatatgtccctaaatatctcattcatgaagtgctgaaatgcagcaggagcgttgcataacccaaagggcatgactaggtattcaaacaggccatatATGGTTTTAaacgcagtcttccattcatcaccttcctttatccggaccaagttatatccagatttcaggtcaatggtggaaaagtattttgcgccccttagtttctcaatgagagactgtattaGAGGTAGGGGGtacgcattcttgactgtatttgcatttagggatctataatccacaaccatacgccttttcccatttttcttgttgacaaagtgaactggggaaccatatttggacttggatgggcgaatcaatcctttgtccaattgttctttaaggagttttctaagttcctcatcatcagatgccttcaaggggtataccatagccttaacaggtttatcaggatcgattaaatcaatccctaaatcaaaaggacggtgcggcggcagttccgtcaccttcatgtcctcagaaaatacctccgcaaaattgcacagttctactgggatactttcaagtggagagtccacagtacctccagtttccctagggatgccttcaagaggttcaattacctcgacacctcctaagtcttctggtatgccttcaaggtggttagaagtcccaccgacatttcccaggatagaattagaaacagaaagacaagtattgttacaatattgagaattaaaagtaatacgcttattaggccagtctatagtagggttgtgtaacttgagccaggacattccaaggactatgctatgtttacctatatcagctacgttacattttagaacctctttatgactacctaattctaaagtaaatatacattctgaatctaccaaaccagaactaatgtctcttccatcaatcactttaaggCGACGTGGTACAGACttttttgtagtaggtataccatattgtttgatcaagtccttgtgtataaagcaagatgatgcacctgaatcaatcatagcccatccaaagaagggcttcattttcttggtaaccttagggttgggaacttgttgaacgcaagatgcttgaaaatatatatttaaaggagatatattatttacagaaaagatttccaagctatctaaatgtccattgtttccctctgatacactgttcccattagtgttcagaggtccccattttccaactcatcctcagagatatggtcctcatggccagagtaggatttggaggggcattggttggcatagtgtcccctacctccacatgttgcgcatataattggttttttgcctttagatgaggcagagtctaagtccattggtgagggaccagagttgcgcgaggaggaggaggaagccttgggagcagtGGAAGAGGTGACAGTGGCAGGGTGGTTATCCTTTTTAAGAGATTTAAAGGTAACAtccatggtggtgccatcattccatTTGACAATTGGAACTGCTATTCCCTTGGCATTTTGGCCAACCTTTTGTAGAACCCCCTTcttagcctttccatccacaatcGCATACACttgttccccaacagacagtttatccctgggcgctccctgggctgctgctgacgtagaagtgctggatttgcttccagattggtttgaagaggaagagggacCCTTGTGCTGGGCCGCAAACTGCTCTAGGCGTTGATCCactttaagggccttctctgcAAGGGTTGCAAGAGTTACAgaggcatctgcatggtcataatcttgaaccatgagagtttccttaattttgtgggataagccatcatagaacataTCCCTGAGAGAGGGGTCGTTGtaaccaagaccttgagaataggtctggaagtccttgtaataatcttggactcccttggtttgtttgaggGTGCGCAACTTGGCGCGGAAGTTCTCtgtcctattttggacattccagcgtgcattgaattgcagccagaaggcatccagattgtggagccaagaaacAGGGTTCCCTTTAACAACTTCCTCTTCCAggtagggctcaagccactcatgggccttgccatccaggcaggaaaTAATAAAGGCAATTTGCTCATCCACCgttgagccaggatatgagatcctgagataatgagaAACAGCAACTCTGAAAGAGATTGCCTTATTTTTGTCTGACccatcaaatttgtctggcgTCGCAAGTTTAGGAGCCTTGGTAGCTGAGGCAAGggaggaaccagaagcagcagcggtgccaattttggcaatatcagcccctagtttaacaatgagggcgtcaaggttgGTGATGCTACTATCATGGTTGTTGAGGGTAGCCTGAGTGGTGCCGATGTCTGTATGGTGGGCAGCCGCTTGTCCTATGACCAAGGATAGATTTTGGttcatagccaggaggaggtttttgatctcctgggcccacgcaggtatctcctggatattggtggggacTGACAGCGCATTGGGGTCGGCATGCACATAGGTGGAAGGTTGGGTAGACATGGTGGAGAAGGATGGATATGATAGATACTAAGTAGCGTCCTTGCTAaataaggcaacttcactactagtttaggaataaggggaggctagatgattggccccactaagctcacagtttattctttacgctaatcactgtctcaatacctagcgttgaatgctccttacaactgatcaacaagccttggatgggcgtgatacagtagcaggttttgcacaagcgggtttttgactgtctgtgacGCAGAAGAAGTCGTGGCAGACTTTTGGGTGGACGTTCGCAATGCTAGccgtgtaacaataaccccctagtgcaacaatcaccagttttgacTATTATCTGGCTATGCAggatcactggttcttgatgggtcgtgccagtactaacacCCTAGTTGTCCacatgttatggatatgacatttcttctttaatctgtacttattttattaattgcactagtaatcttacagtaaataagtgagataaagatgcgaactaaggttttcaaggtccctctatccaatagtgacctttacaaaacctacaaacctcaggaatacccttaatatgcaatgtctttcgcatatatgctgttttctcactcatttaaatatatataaattcagctgagtagataaacagtaacaagtaatatttctcttgtttgtagtatttattattcaagattctatcttgtggctacacacagaaatattcagggtcccccctgtcgcataggcaagtgctccggcgcttaatcagcccttaagcgccgacgcactaaatgcgccttttctccatcacccgggcatcccacactgccgaatcgcttgcgcttaggtgcgcatgtttgcgcgctccagaacgctgggtcaaactcccaaaacggacaacatttggtagagttatgccccatttactgtaagtacccaatgcagaggtatcctacctttgggactgtttactccaaggatgaaacacttagccttgggacatctaaggacccacacaggtaaatactgccttggggcaaacattgccttggggcaaatattaggatctgttgtttgtttactatgtaccaaggtatcggctccctcaagtgtttcagttgccacatgtacctcctgtaccccctcttggtatcaatcatgtatatacttgtttgtgcgccttcccagggtataaaaggaccctgtgaagacgcttctaatgcatccattttatccactcttatatattgacatatacacacaagcctttaacagcttatctgcgcatttactttagtgattgactcactgtaaatagcataggaggttattcagcgcactaagaccataggccagtcccaacagacacagggtaacctattagtgtacttactgcgaccctgtgccccttgactgtcacagttgttgagttcaacattgagtatagtgcaacaatactgtgaggattgttgtgattgagtgatagtgtttcaatccaccatacccctcatattgtagatagctttatctacaatatctcttaaatcctagatatattttaggtaaaccccataagtcttaagtcttacttaagcatatataagtcctatacttgttaggccaatcctataaatcctgtacattagtcaggtaaccctcttacttaaggtactatcccagaaaccttaagtatacatacccttagtcacttaggcttaagtaacattagtctaaggtactatacataaccaaccacctgcacttcatagttgctagactatttgttaggagttgttattcctgataacctagcctatattgtgcatatattctgtgcatatattctgattcttaatactagttcttagttattcccatatacattttgtatatagtaattctttcttactcctgtacttacacgactcttaacaccacaagggttggtgatgaagaactcgacctaatgtcagagccgacaactaccacagggtaaacctaacaagctattgcctaatataggacttatcagctagtaggatctaacagagctcaaggcaactgccagataaggggttggacaagaccaatacaGTAAgtgtgcactatgctataaagatagctgggcaaaggacctttgacagggactggtatgctctcaggcaatactcttaaatgtatgtcttagggtagtagtgttggatggggataagaggtcgagttctgaggcttaaggctctcagaaccctccttatatattcacagagaaggggaagagtaattacatgtacaaacatcataacaaagataaggtcacatgaccagagataagaaaacaagatcacatgactaaaggtcatgtgatgagattacataataagcgctcagcgcctaaatagcataaagatgcatatatccataaatcttcatgaaaatagcgcatatattcactatttcttcgacttagtggat
It contains:
- a CDS encoding Transposon Tf2-7 polyprotein, whose product is MSWLKLHNPTIDWPNKRITFNSQYCNNTCLSVSNSILGNVGGTSNHLEGIPEDLGGVEVIEPLEGIPRETGGTVDSPLESIPVELCNFAEVFSEDMKVTELPPHRPFDLGIDLIDPDKPVKAMVYPLKASDDEELRKLLKEQLDKGLIRPSKSKYGSPVHFVNKKNGKRRMVVDYRSLNANTVKNAYPLPLIQSLIEKLRGAKYFSTIDLKSGYNLVRIKEGDEWKTAFKTIYGLFEYLVMPFGLCNAPAAFQHFMNEIFRDILDVYVVVYLDDILIFSESRELHTKHLQEVLKRLQDNACYCNLVSYSTVRWGTR
- a CDS encoding Transposon Tf2-1 polyprotein, which gives rise to MSTQPSTYVHADPNALSVPTNIQEIPAWAQEIKNLLLAMNQNLSLVIGQAAAHHTDIGTTQATLNNHDSSITNLDALIVKLGADIAKIGTAAASGSSLASATKAPKLATPDKFDGSDKNKAISFRVAVSHYLRISYPGSTVDEQIAFIISCLDGKAHEWLEPYLEEEVVKGNPVSWLHNLDAFWLQFNARWNVQNRTENFRAKLRTLKQTKGVQDYYKDFQTYSQGLGYNDPSLRDMFYDGLSHKIKETLMVQDYDHADASVTLATLAEKALKVDQRLEQFAAQHKGPSSSSNQSGSKSSTSTSAAAQGAPRDKLSVGEQVYAIVDGKAKKGVLQKVGQNAKGIAVPIVKWNDGTTMDVTFKSLKKDNHPATVTSSTAPKASSSSSRNSGPSPMDLDSASSKGKKPIICATCGGRGHYANQCPSKSYSGHEDHISEDELENGDL